The window GGCGACCCGGTCCACCCGGAACGTCCGGCGGCCCTCGCCGGTCCCCGCGACCAGGTACCAGACGTCGTCCTTGTCGACCAGGCCCCACGGATCGACGAGCCGCTCGCGCCCGGCGTAGGTGAGGCGGATCCGGCGGCGCGCGATGACGGCGTCGCGCAGCAGTTCGACCATCGGCGGCCGGTCCTTGACGCGCTTTCCCCAGCCCGCCGGGTCGACGAGCACCGCCTCCGCGGCCGCCGACGCGTCCGCGCGGAACGTGCCCGGCAGCGCGCCCAGCAGCTTCCGCAGCGCCGACTTGACCTCGGGTGCCGCCGCCGCGGCCGGACCGGCCAGGAGGAACAGCGCCTGCGCCTCGCTCGCGGTCAGCCCGGACAGGTCGGTCCGGGCGCCCCCGACCAGCTGCCAGCCGCCGCCACGGCCCGGCTGCGGGTACACGGGCACGCCCGCCGTCGAGAGCGCTGCGAGGTCACGGCGGGCCGTCGCGACGGAGATCTCCAGCTCCGCCGCGAGTTCGGCGGCCGTGACGCGGCCGCGTGCCTGCATCAGCAGCAGGGTGGCCACGAGGCGGTCGGCACGCATGGCGGAAGTGTCGCAAACAAAGTGCTCATCCGGTGCGCACTTTCACTCCGCATGCTGGCGCTTCACGATCGAAGGGAGCAGACATGCTGCGAGGAATGGCCACCGTCTCCTACTTCGCCGACGACCACGCGGCCGCGCAGGCCTGGTACACCGAGTTCCTCGGCGTCGAGCCGTACTTCCACCGGCCCGGGTACGCCGAGTTCCGCATTGGTGACCACCAGCACGAACTCGGCCTGATCGACCGGAAGTACGTTCCGGCGAGCATGGGCGGGGCGAGCGGCGAGATCGTCTACTGGCACGTCGACGACCTCGAGGCGACGGTCGCCCGCCTGCACGAGCTGGGCGCGACTGAGTACGAGCCGGTCACCGAGCGGGGGCCCGGGTTCGTGACGGCGTCGGTCGTCGATCCGTTCGGCAACGTCCTCGGCGTCATGACGAACGCGCACTACCTGGCGGTGCTGACGGAACGCTCATGAGGCGGTAGGCCTCCTTGACGCACTTGTCGCACCGCTCGTGCCGGACGGTCTTCTCGGCCGGATCGGTGCCGTAGAACGGGAAGCAGCCCGCGCCACAGCTCGCGAAGTAGATCAGGCCGAGCCGGACCTCGCCGCGGCCGACGTAGTGGGCGAGCCGGCGGCGCGGATCCGGCCCGCACTCGGGGATCCAGCCGTGGGCGGGGAGGCGGGCGGCGGCGATCTCGTCGAGCACGCCCGCCCGGCTGATCAGGTCGGCGCCGAGGCAGGAGAGGCGCTCGCCGAGGTCGCGCAGGCCGTCCGCGCGCAGAGGCGGCCCGGCGAGCCAGGAGACGTCGCCGGGGAGCGTGTCGGCCAGGTCGCGCAGACGGGTCAGCAGAGCGTGGTCCGGGTCCATGACCTGCAGGAAACCTGGCGCGAATTTGTGACACCAGCCGACACCCGGGCCGCGGGAAATGTCGGACCCCGGTGACAGAATGCGGTCATGGCGGCACCCTTCGCGACACCCCGGGCGAGAGCGCTCGGCTTCGGGCTGCGTGAGTCACGGAAAGCCCGGAACCTGGGCGTGCGGGAGCTGGCGAGGTTGATCGGCGTGCTCCCGCAGGAACTGTCCAACTGGGAGTACGGGAAGCGGATTCCCAAGGTGGAGCAGGTGGCGCTGCTGCTGGGGGTCTTGGTGGTGGAGCCGGGGGAGCGGGCGAGGCTGCTGGAGCTGGCCAGGTACGCGCGGGAGCCGAGCTGGCTCGAGAAAGCGGTGCCTGGTGTGGCGCCGAGTGCGGGGACCTACGCCGATTACGAGCGCGCGGCGGAGGCGATGTTCGACTGGGAACCCGCGGTGATTCCGGGGCTCTTCCAGACCCCGGACTACATCCGGGCCTTGATGGGCGGCCAGGGGCAGCCGCCCGAACGGATCGAGCGGGTCGTGCACGCACGGATCGCTCGGCGCCATGTCCTGACGAGGCATCGCCCCCTCGGCTACCACGTGTTGGTCGGCGAGGGCGCACTGCGAGCTGAGGTCGGGGGCAAGCCGGTGATGGTGGAGCAGCTTCGGCACCTGCGGGAAGTCTCGGGGCGCCGGAACATCCGGCTCCAGGTTCTGCCCGTACGAGCGGCTGCGCGGGCGATCTCTCACAACTTCGCGGTACTCGAGTTCGAGGCTCTGCCAACCATCGTTTTCGTCGAACTCCACCAGGCCAGCGCCTACATCTACGATGCTGATCAGGTGGCCGGCTATCGCGCGGCGGCCAAGACCATGGCGGCGCTGGCGATGGATGAGCGCGAGAGCGGCGACTTCATCGGGGAGGTGATCGCCGACCTGGGAGGGCAGCATGTGGCGGAAGTCGAGTTATAGCGCGACTGAGGACAAGTGCGTCGAAGTCGCGCTGGGACCTGCGGCAAAAATCCGTGACACCAAGGACCGCTCCGGCGGCACCCTCGAAATCTCCACCCGATCGTGGGATGCCTTCTTGATCGCCGTGTGTGGATCCGCGCCACAGGATCTTCGCGAGCTGTAGCGCTCGCGCACATAGCTCGCGACCGGGGTCACGCTTACCGTTCCCGTCCATGACCAGCGATCTGGACGGGCGCACCGCCCTCGTCACCGGCGGGGCCGGCGGTATCGGCCTGGCCTGCGTCCGCGCCCTCGCGGCGGCCGGGGCCAAGGTGCACGTCGTCGACATCGACGCGCGGAACGCCGAGGCCGTCGCCGAAGAGGTCGGCGGCTGGGCGCACGCCGCCGACCTCACCGACCCCGAGACGATCCACCACCTGCCCGCCGAGGTCGACATCGTGGTCAACAACGCCGGAATCCAGCACGTCGCGCCGATCCAGGACTTCGCGCCCGAGGCGTTCACGCGCATCCAGGCGCTGATGGTCACCGCTCCCTTCCTGCTCATCCGCCACGCGCTGCCGTCGATGTACGCCCGCGGGTGGGGGCGGATCGTCAACATGTCGAGCGTCCACGGGCTGCGCGCCTCCGCGTTCAAATCCGCGTACGTCGCCGCCAAGCACGGGCTCGAAGGCCTCTCCAAGGTCGCCGCCCTCGAAGGTGCCGAGCACGGCGTCACGAGCAACTGCGTGAACCCCGGGTACGTGCGCACCCCTCTCGTCGACGGGCAGATCGACGCGCAGGCCGCCGAGCACGACATCCCGCGCGAGGACGTCGTCACCGAAGTCCTCCTCCGGCGCGCCGCCATCAAGAAGCTCATCGAAGCCGACGACGTCGCTTCCCTGGTGACGTGGCTGTGCTCGCCGCACGCCGGCCACGTCACCGGGGCGTCCATCCCGTTCGACGGCGGCTGGACAGCAGCGTAAAAGCCGCCTGAAACCCTGTCACCACAAGGAAGTGGAGCCCGCAGTGAGTCAACCGAACCGGTCGGCGATCGCCAAGATCGTCGGCGCGAGCCTGATCGGCACCACCATCGAGTGGTACGACTTCTTCCTCTACACCTCGGCCGCCGCGCTGGTGTTCAACAAGCTGTTCTTCCCGACGGCGAACCCGTTGACCGGCACGCTGCTGGCGTTCCTGACCTACGCCGTCGGGTTCCTCGCCCGCCCGATCGGCGGCCTGGTCTTCGGCCACTACGGCGACCGGCTCGGCCGCAAGAAGCTCCTGATCGTCAGCCTGGCGCTGATGGGCGGCTCGACCTGCCTGATGGGCGTGCTGCCGACGTACGCGAGCGCGGGTGTCGCGGCGCCGATCCTGCTCACGCTGCTTCGCCTCGTCCAGGGCTTCGCGCTGGGTGGGGAGTGGGGCGGCGCCGTCCTGATCGTCTCCGAACACGGCGACGCCCGCCGCCGCGGCTTCTGGGCGAGCTGGCCGCAGTGCGGCGCGCCCGGCGGCAACCTCCTGGCCACCGCCGTCCTGGCGATCCTCTCGGCCACCCAGTCCGACGCGACGTTCATGGCCTGGGGTTGGCGCGTCCCGTTCCTGCTCTCGGGCGTGCTGCTGCTGATCGGGCTCTGGATCCGGCTGGCCGTCGCCGAGTCGCCGGTGTTCCTGGCCGCGCAGAAGCAGGTCGAGAACCGCGCCGAAAAGCACGTCCCGGTCGTGGAGGTCTTCCGCGACAGCCGGCGCCAGGTGCTGATCACGATCGGCGCCCGGATGGCCGAGAACGTCTCGTACTACGTGATCACCGCGTTCATCCTGGTGTACGTCACGACCGGGCTGCACCTGCCGAAGGGCGTCGGCCTGAGTGCGGTGCTGATCGGCTCGGCGGTGCACTTCGTCGCGATCCCGCTGTGGGGCGCGCTGTCCGACCGCGTCGGCCGCCGTCCGGTGTACCTGTTCGGCGCGATCGGGATGGCGTTGTGGGGCTTCGCGTTCTTCGCGCTGCTGGACACGAAGTCGTCGGCGGTGATCGTGCTGGCCGCGACCGTCGGGCTGGTGCTGCACGGCGCGATGTACGGCCCGCAGGCCGCGTTCTTCGCCGAGCAGTTCCCGACGCGGGTGCGCTACACCGGGCTCTCGGTCGGCGGCCAGCTGTCGTCGATCGCCGCGGGCGCCGTCGCCCCGCTGATCGCGGTGGCGCTGTTCTCGGCGTGGGGCAGCACGGTGCCGGTGTCGCTGTACGTCGCGGCGATGTGCCTGATCACGGTGATCGCCCTGCTCGCGGCCCGCGAGACGCGCGGCGAGTCCCTGCACGACGAGGACGTCCAGGCGGAGACGGCGACCGTTTCGCCTTAGCATGACCGCCGTGACCGTACCGACCGATGTGGTGCGCCGGCTGCTCGACCTGCTCGCCTCCGGGGCGAGCAGCGAGCAGCTGGCGCACGTCGTCGTGGCCGCTCGTGCCGAAGGCGCCCTCGGTCCGGCCGACCTGGCCGCCCTGGCCAGCGCGGGCGAGCTGGCGCTGCGGATCCGCGAGACGCTCGCCGAGCACCGGCGGCGCGAGGCCCAGCTCGGCGCGCTGTTCGACACCGCGAGCGAGCTCGCCGCACTGTCCGATCCGGACACCGTGCTGCGCTCGATCGTCCGGCGGGCACGGGCGTTGCTGGGTGTCGACGTCTCGTACCTCTCGCTCAACGACGAGGCCGAGAACCGGACCTACGTGCGGGTCAGCGACGGGTCGGTGTCGGCGGAGTTCCAGCAGATCGTGCTCGGCATGGGGGAGGGCCTCGGCGGCCTGGTGGCGCAGACCGCGCGGCCGTACGCGACGTCGGACTACTTCCACGACGACCGGTTCAAGCACACTCGGCACATCGACTCCGGCGTCAAGGACGAGGGCCTGACCGCGATCCTCGGCGTCCCGCTGGCGATCGGCCCGAAGGTGCTCGGGGTGCTCTTCGCGTCCGACCGCGCGACGCGGGAGTTCTCCGCGGACGAAGTCGCTTTGCTGTCCTCGCTGGCCGACCACGCGGCGATCGCCCTGGACAGCGCGAACCTGCTCGACCAGACGCGCCGGGCCGTCGAGGAGCTCAACGACGCCAACGCGACGATCCGCGCGCACACCGAGGCGATGGAACGCGCCCAGGACGCGCACGACCGGCTGACCGACCTCGTGCTGCGCGGCGGCGACCTGCCGGACGTCGCGGCCGCCGTCGCCGGGGTGCTGCACGGCGACCTCACGGTCTACGACGCCGACCGCAGGCTGCTGGCCGGCTCGGCCGCACCCGCCGCACTCGACCCGGACGCGCTCGCCGCGGCCCGCGCCGCCGGCCGAGCGGTGTCCACAAAGGACACCTGGGTGTGTGCGGTGCAGGCCGGTCCGGAGCTGCTCGGCAGCCTGGTGCTGACCGGCCGCGACGGGCTCTCCGACCCCGACCGGCGGTTGTTCGAACGCGCGGGCGTCGTGACGGCGTTGCTGCTGATGCTGCGGCGGTCGGTGGTGCGGGCCGAGGACGAGGTCCGCGGCGAGCTGCTGACCGACCTGCTCACCGCACCCGACCGCAACCCCCGCGCGCTGCTGGCCCGCGGCCGCCGGCTGGGGATCGACCTGTCGGCCCCGCACGCGGTCCTGGTGGCGCACGCGGACGGCGGTTCACGACGACGTCTGGCGAGCGCGGCGGCCCGGCACGCGACGCTGGTGGGCGTGCACGCGGAGGAGGTCGTCCTGCTCGGCGCGGGCGACCCGGACGAGCTGGCCCGCCGCGTGGCCGCCGACCTCGGCGCGGCGACGGGCCGCCCGGTGACGGTGGGCGCGGCGGGCCCGGCGAGCGGGCCGTCGTCGATCGCTTCGGCCCACGCGGAAGCGGCGCGGTGCGTCCGGGCGCTGCTGGCGCTGGGCCGGACCGGCGAAGGCGCGGCGATGGCGGGGCTGGGATTTCTGGGGCAGCTGCTGGGTGATCATGCGGACTTGGACTTGTTCGTGCGGCAGACGTTGGGACCGGTGCTGGACTACGACGCGCGCCGGGGGACGGAGCTGGTCGCGACGCTGCGGGCGTACTTCGCGAGCGGATCGCAGTTGGCGCGGACGAAGGACGTGTTGCACGTCCACGTGAATACCGTGGTGCAGCGGCTGGAGCGGGTGGCGTCGCTGCTGGGGGAGGAGTGGCAGGCGCCGGACCGCGCGCTGGAGATCCAGCTGGCCCTGCGGGTACACCGGCTACGCGAGGCGTAGAGGGCGGCAGCCGCGGCTCCGCGCTGCGCCCTCGCGCGGACGCCGGCGATCGGCGCGCAAGCCGGCGTTGCGGGTGCGCCGGTTGCGCGAAGCTCAGCCAGATCGCGCGAACGCCGCCGATCGGCGCACCACCATCGCCGACGCGAGGCCGCCCGTCGCCGCGATGATCACCGCCGGCGCCAACACTCCGTGGTCCAACCCCAGTCCGCCCAACGCCGCCCCCGAAGCGATGCCGATCTGGAACGCCACGATGTACACCGCCGACGCCAGGTCCGGCCGGCTCTTCGCCACCCGCAGGACCGCCGCCTGCAGCACCACGCCGATCCCCGCCGCCGGCCCGGCCCACGCCACGATCGCCGCTCCCGCCGCCAGCGGACCCGGCACGACCAGCAGCGCCAGCATGCAAACAGCCAGGCCGCCCGTCGTGACCAGCGCCGTCGCCCGCGGGTGGCCGTCGATGTGACGGCCGATCAAGAGCAAGCCCAGCAACCCCGCCGTTCCGTGGGCGAGCAGCAGCAACGACGTCGACGAACCGGTCAGGTGGACGTACCGCGCGATGATCGCCGTGATGTACGTGAACGCCGCGAAATGCCCGGTCACCACCAGCAGCGTCGTCACGTTCACCGGAAGCAGCGAGCGGTGCGCGAAGCGGCCGTGGAGAGCCGACGCCATCGCGGGCATGGGACCCACGGTGAGCCGGATGACCAGCGCCGTCACCGCCGCGACGGCCGCCACGGTCAGCACCGCGATCCGCCAGCCGAGGGCTGCGCCGAGCCACGAACTCGCCGAAAGCCCGAACAGGAAAGCCACGGAGTTCCCGGCGAACACCACCGCCGTCGCGCGGCCGCTCTGCCCCGGCCCGAGCAGCCGGCCGGCCATGGACGCCACCACCGACCAGAACACGCCGTGCCCCGCGGCCGCCACCAGCCGCGCGGCGACGGCGACGCCGTAGTTCGGCGCGACCGCCAGCACCAGGTTCGACACCACGATCATCCCCAGTGTCACCAGCGCGGTCGTCCGGCGGTCCCAGCGTGCCGTGAGCGCCACCAGCGGCACCACCGAGACCGCCACGACCAGCGCGTACCCGGTCATCAGCAGCCCGATCGCGGAATCCCCGGCATCCAGCCCGGACGCGAGCTGCGGTAGCAGCGCGACCGGCAGGTTCTCCGAGGTCACGGACACGAAACAGGCCGCGCCGAGTGCTCCCAGCGCGAGCCGGGTACGGGGTTCGACGAGCATTGTTTAACGATACACAGATAGGGTGGGCGGATGTCCAGACCCACGATGGCGGACGTCGCGCGCCGCTG of the Amycolatopsis sp. NBC_01488 genome contains:
- a CDS encoding helix-turn-helix transcriptional regulator: MRADRLVATLLLMQARGRVTAAELAAELEISVATARRDLAALSTAGVPVYPQPGRGGGWQLVGGARTDLSGLTASEAQALFLLAGPAAAAAPEVKSALRKLLGALPGTFRADASAAAEAVLVDPAGWGKRVKDRPPMVELLRDAVIARRRIRLTYAGRERLVDPWGLVDKDDVWYLVAGTGEGRRTFRVDRVAAAAATSEAVDRPSDLALAAVWDEVVEEMEKRRSLLTADVVLERRYFGVLRDRFGRHCSLLADLPGDRVRARVAAPAPIMIAQELAGWGALVDVESPDSVKAELARLGSELIARYAPDCPE
- a CDS encoding VOC family protein; amino-acid sequence: MLRGMATVSYFADDHAAAQAWYTEFLGVEPYFHRPGYAEFRIGDHQHELGLIDRKYVPASMGGASGEIVYWHVDDLEATVARLHELGATEYEPVTERGPGFVTASVVDPFGNVLGVMTNAHYLAVLTERS
- a CDS encoding helix-turn-helix domain-containing protein, with amino-acid sequence MAAPFATPRARALGFGLRESRKARNLGVRELARLIGVLPQELSNWEYGKRIPKVEQVALLLGVLVVEPGERARLLELARYAREPSWLEKAVPGVAPSAGTYADYERAAEAMFDWEPAVIPGLFQTPDYIRALMGGQGQPPERIERVVHARIARRHVLTRHRPLGYHVLVGEGALRAEVGGKPVMVEQLRHLREVSGRRNIRLQVLPVRAAARAISHNFAVLEFEALPTIVFVELHQASAYIYDADQVAGYRAAAKTMAALAMDERESGDFIGEVIADLGGQHVAEVEL
- a CDS encoding DUF397 domain-containing protein, which encodes MWRKSSYSATEDKCVEVALGPAAKIRDTKDRSGGTLEISTRSWDAFLIAVCGSAPQDLREL
- a CDS encoding 3-hydroxybutyrate dehydrogenase, with the translated sequence MTSDLDGRTALVTGGAGGIGLACVRALAAAGAKVHVVDIDARNAEAVAEEVGGWAHAADLTDPETIHHLPAEVDIVVNNAGIQHVAPIQDFAPEAFTRIQALMVTAPFLLIRHALPSMYARGWGRIVNMSSVHGLRASAFKSAYVAAKHGLEGLSKVAALEGAEHGVTSNCVNPGYVRTPLVDGQIDAQAAEHDIPREDVVTEVLLRRAAIKKLIEADDVASLVTWLCSPHAGHVTGASIPFDGGWTAA
- a CDS encoding MFS transporter: MSQPNRSAIAKIVGASLIGTTIEWYDFFLYTSAAALVFNKLFFPTANPLTGTLLAFLTYAVGFLARPIGGLVFGHYGDRLGRKKLLIVSLALMGGSTCLMGVLPTYASAGVAAPILLTLLRLVQGFALGGEWGGAVLIVSEHGDARRRGFWASWPQCGAPGGNLLATAVLAILSATQSDATFMAWGWRVPFLLSGVLLLIGLWIRLAVAESPVFLAAQKQVENRAEKHVPVVEVFRDSRRQVLITIGARMAENVSYYVITAFILVYVTTGLHLPKGVGLSAVLIGSAVHFVAIPLWGALSDRVGRRPVYLFGAIGMALWGFAFFALLDTKSSAVIVLAATVGLVLHGAMYGPQAAFFAEQFPTRVRYTGLSVGGQLSSIAAGAVAPLIAVALFSAWGSTVPVSLYVAAMCLITVIALLAARETRGESLHDEDVQAETATVSP
- a CDS encoding helix-turn-helix domain-containing protein — protein: MTAVTVPTDVVRRLLDLLASGASSEQLAHVVVAARAEGALGPADLAALASAGELALRIRETLAEHRRREAQLGALFDTASELAALSDPDTVLRSIVRRARALLGVDVSYLSLNDEAENRTYVRVSDGSVSAEFQQIVLGMGEGLGGLVAQTARPYATSDYFHDDRFKHTRHIDSGVKDEGLTAILGVPLAIGPKVLGVLFASDRATREFSADEVALLSSLADHAAIALDSANLLDQTRRAVEELNDANATIRAHTEAMERAQDAHDRLTDLVLRGGDLPDVAAAVAGVLHGDLTVYDADRRLLAGSAAPAALDPDALAAARAAGRAVSTKDTWVCAVQAGPELLGSLVLTGRDGLSDPDRRLFERAGVVTALLLMLRRSVVRAEDEVRGELLTDLLTAPDRNPRALLARGRRLGIDLSAPHAVLVAHADGGSRRRLASAAARHATLVGVHAEEVVLLGAGDPDELARRVAADLGAATGRPVTVGAAGPASGPSSIASAHAEAARCVRALLALGRTGEGAAMAGLGFLGQLLGDHADLDLFVRQTLGPVLDYDARRGTELVATLRAYFASGSQLARTKDVLHVHVNTVVQRLERVASLLGEEWQAPDRALEIQLALRVHRLREA
- a CDS encoding MFS transporter, with the protein product MLVEPRTRLALGALGAACFVSVTSENLPVALLPQLASGLDAGDSAIGLLMTGYALVVAVSVVPLVALTARWDRRTTALVTLGMIVVSNLVLAVAPNYGVAVAARLVAAAGHGVFWSVVASMAGRLLGPGQSGRATAVVFAGNSVAFLFGLSASSWLGAALGWRIAVLTVAAVAAVTALVIRLTVGPMPAMASALHGRFAHRSLLPVNVTTLLVVTGHFAAFTYITAIIARYVHLTGSSTSLLLLAHGTAGLLGLLLIGRHIDGHPRATALVTTGGLAVCMLALLVVPGPLAAGAAIVAWAGPAAGIGVVLQAAVLRVAKSRPDLASAVYIVAFQIGIASGAALGGLGLDHGVLAPAVIIAATGGLASAMVVRRSAAFARSG